The Mycobacteriales bacterium genomic interval GTAGTGCGACATGACCCCAGCCTGCCGGATCCGGGCGCGCGCGTCTTGCAGGAAGACGTCAGCCGGTGAGCTTCTTCAGCCAGGCCGCGGCGTCGGCGAACGCGGCGTCGTCCCGCCCCGGCGGCATCGGCATGTTCTGTCCCGGTCCGCTGCGCGGGTACGACCCCAGGAAGCGGACGTCGGCGCAGATCCGGTGCAGCGCGGCCAGCGCGTCACCGACCCGGGCGTCCGCCACGTGGCCCTCGCAGTCGATCGAGAAGCAGTACCGCCCGAGCTGCTCGCCGGTCGGGCGGGACTCGATCCGGGTCAGGTTCACGCCCCGGACGGCGAACTCGGTCAGCACCTCGAGCAGCGCGCCGGTGTGGTCGTCCCGGATGAACGCGACCAGGCTGGTCTTGTCCAGCCCGGTCGGCACCGGCGGCCGACCCGGGCGGGTGAGCAGCACGAACCGGGTGACCGCACCGGGGTTGTCGGCGATGTCCTCGGCCAGCGGCTCCAGCCCGGCCCGGACGCCGGCGATCGGGGCGGCGACCGCGGCGTCGTACTCGCCCTGGCCGACGGCCATCGCGGCGCCGGCCGTGGAGCCGGTGAACACCACCTCGGCCGCCGGCAGGTGGTCGCGCAGCCAGCGCCGGGTCTGCGCCTCCGCGTGCGGGTGGGTGGCCACGGTCTTGACCGCGTCGGCCTCGGTCCCCGCCCGGACCAGCAGCGAGAACGTCACCGGCAGCAGGATCTCCCGGGCGATCTGCAGCGGCTCCCCGGTGCCCAGCTCGTCCAGCGTGGAGGCGACCGAGCCCTCGATCGAGTTCTCGATCGGGACCACGGCGGCATCGGCCACGCCCGCCCGGACCGCCTGGATCGCGGCCGGGACCGTCCGCTGCGGCAGCGTGGTCCCCTGCGCGACCTCGGGGATCGTGCGCAGCGCGGCCTCGGCGAAGGTCCCTTCCGGCCCGAGGTAGGCGTACCGCGTCACGGGCCGCAGCCTAGCCCCGGCCCGGCTGCGCTCCGCCGTCGTCGCCCGGTCCGGAGCTCGGGCTCCGCACGGTCAGCCGGCTGGTGACCGGCCCTGCGCCGGCCGGGCTATCGTCGGCGGGTGCAGGGGTTCGAGGATCTGGGGTTCGCCCGCGTTGACGTGCACCGGGCGGCCCGGACCGGTGACCCCGAGGTCGTCTACGGCGCCGGCAAGACCGTCCCGCAGGCGATCGCGATCGTGACCGCGCTGCGGACCGCGCACCCCGACCGGCCGGCGCTGGTGACCCGCGCGGCGCCGGAGCTGACGGCGGCGCTGCGGGAGGCGTTCGACGACGTGACCGCCGACGAGGAGGCCGGGTGCGTCGCGGTCGGGCCGCTGCCGGCGACGACCGGGACCGTGTGCGTGGTGGCGGCGGGGACCTCGGACGGCGCGGTGGCCGCGGAGGCCGCGTTCACCGCCCGGGTCAGCGGGGCCGCGGTCACCCGGGTCACCGACGTCGGCGTGGCCGGCATCCACCGGCTGCTCGCGGCCCGCGACACCCTGGACGCCGCCGACTGCCTCGTCGTCGTGGCCGGGATGGACGGCGCGCTGCCCAGCGCGGTCGGCGGGCTGACCGGGGTGCCGCTGGTCGCGGTGCCCACCAGCGTCGGGTACGGCGCCTCCTTCGGCGGTGTGGCCGCGCTGCTGACGATGCTCAACTCCTGCGCCCCCGGCGTGGTCGTGGTGAACATCGACAACGGCTTCGGGGCCGGGCTCTTCGCGGCCCGGGTCGCGCGCCGGACCAGCCGGTGATCGGCTGGCTGGACTGCGCGGCCGGCGCCAGCGGGGACATGTTCCTCGGCGTGCTCGTCGACGCGGGCGTCCCGCTCGCGACGCTGCAGGCGGCGGTCGACGCGATCGGGGTCGAGCCGATCGAGCTGCGGGTGTCCACTGTGGAGCGTCATGGGATCGGCGCCACCCAGGTCGCCGTGCACACGGCCGAAGCCCCGGCCGCCCGGCATTGGGGCGACATCCGGCGGCTGGTCGAGCGGGCCGGGATTCCCGGCGAAGTGAGGGAGACCGCGCTCGACGCGTTCGCGCGGCTGGCCCGGGCCGAGGCCGCGGTGCACCGGGTCGCACCGGAGGACGTGCACTTCCACGAGGTCGGCGCGCTCGACGCGATCGCCGACATGGTCGGCACCGCCGCCGGGCTGCACGCGCTCGGGCTGGAGCGGCTGACCGCGAGCCCGGTCACGCTGGGCTCGGGCGGCACGGCCCGCAGTGGCCACGGCGTGATCCCGGTCCCGGCGCCGGCCGTGCTCGCCCTGCTGGCGGAGGCCGGCGCCCCGGTCCGCGGCGGCCCGGCCCCGTACGAGATGTGCACGCCGACGGGCGCCGCGCTGCTGGCCGCGACCGTCACCGGCTGGGGACCGCTGCCGGGCCTGGTCCCGAGCCGGACCGGGGTCGGCGCCGGCGGCCGCGACCCGGCCGAGCTGCCGAACGTGCTGCGGCTGGTGCTGGGCGAGGAATCCCAGCCGGCGCAGGCGGTCGTGCTGGAGACGAATGTCGACGACCTCGACCCGCGGCTCTGGCCGGACGTGCTGGACCGGCTGCTCGCGGCCGGCGCCAGCGACGCCTGGCTCAGCCCGATCCTGATGAAGAAGGGCCGCCCGGCCCACACCCTGCACGCGCTCTGTCCACACGCGACGGTGGCGGCGGTGCGGGCCGAGATCTTCCGCCGTACCAGCACGCTCGGGGTTCGGGAGGTGCCGGTCGGCAAGACCGCGCTGCAGCGGGAGACCGGCGCGGTCACCGTCGGCGGCGAGCGGATCGCGACCAAGCGCGCGCTGCTGGACGGCCGGCTGGTCAACGTCAGCGTCGAGTTCGAGGACGTCCGCCGGGCCGCCGACGTGCTCGGCCTGCCGGTCAAGGAGGTACTGCGCGCCGCCACCTCGGCCGCGTACGAACAGTGACTCTCCGTGTGACGGTCAGGGGCAGGGTGGGCGGTACGGCACCCCGGTGACGTACCGGTCCCACTCCGCCCGCGTCACCGGGTCGCCCGCCGTCGCGCAGACCTGGCGGGCGACCTGCTCCGCGTCCAGGTTCCACAGGCGGACCGCGCCGTCGGCCAGCCCGGCGGCCAGCCAGGTCCCGTCCGGCCGGAAGTCGGCGCTGAGCACCGCGTCGCTCGCGCTGGTCAGCCGCAGCAGCAGGGTCGGCGGGCCGGCGCCGCCGACGTGCCACGCCCAGAGCGTCCGGTCGCCGCCGGTCGCGGCGAGCACGGTCCCGGACCGGTCGAAGGTCACGCCGTTGACGTAGTCGCCGGGCCCGCTGAGCGTCGGCAGCGGCACCGGCCGGCGGATGTCGTGCACGTCCCAGCGCCGGACGGTGGCGTCGGCGCTGCCGGCGGCCAGCGTCAGGCCGTCCGGGCTGAACGCGACGGAGTCGACGTAGCTGGCCGGGCCGTGCAGCGTCGTGATCGGGGTCCGGGCGCCGTCGACCAGCCAGATCCGGACCGTCTCGTCGGCGCTCCCGGCCGCGACGTACCGGCCGGTGGGGTCGAAGGCGACGCCGAACGTGTAGTTGTCGGCGCCGACCAGCGCGACCGGGTGGCCGGGGTCGGCCAGCCGCCAGAGCCAGACCCGGTGGTCGTTGCCGCTGACGGCCAGCCGGGTGCCGTCCGGGCTGAAGGCCAGCGCCTGGACGACGGCGGTCGGACCGGTCAGCTCGGTCGCGACGCCCTGCCGCCAGAGCCGTACCGAGCCGTCCTTGCTTCCGGTGGCGATGGTGCCGCCGTCCGGGCTGACCGCCATCGCCCCGGTGAACGGCGCGTCGTCCGGTCCCCGCAACGGGGGGCCGTCCGGCTCCGGCCGCCGGGGATCGCGGACGTCCCAGGTCCGGACGGCGTCGTCCAGGACGCCGCCGGCGATGGCGAGCCGGTCGCCGCCGTCGAGGTACTGCACGCCGAAGACCGAGTCGGGCAGCCGGGCCAGGGTGGGTCCGGGCAGCGGCCAGCTCCGCAGGGCCCCGTCGGTGGCGCTGGTGACCAGGGTCCGGCCCGCGTCGGCGAAGCGGACCGCGGTCACCGGGCCGGGATGGGGCAGCGTCCCGGCCGGCCGCCGGTCCGGCAGCGACCAGAGCCGGACCATGCTGTCCGAGCCGCCGGCCGCGAGCAGCCGGCCGTCGGGGCTGAACGCGACCCCGTTGATCCAGCTGGTCGCGCCGGTCAGCGACGGCTGCCGGGTCCCGGCCGGCTCCGACCAGAGGTGCACGGCCGTGTCCGCGCTCCCGGCCGCCAGGGTCCGCCCGTCCGGGCTGAACGCGACCGCGAAGACCGTCTTCCTGGCCCCGGTCAGGACCTGCACGGCGCGCGTCCGCAGGTCCCAGCGGTACGCCTTGGCATCGTTGCTGCCGGCCGCGAGCGCCCGGCCGTCCGGGCTGTACGACAGCGCCTGGACGTAGCCCTCCGGTCCGCGCAGCGGCGGCAGCGCGCGGGGCACGGCCGGGTCGGCGAGCGACCACTGCCGGACCAGGCCGTCCGCTCCCCCGGCGGCCAGCGTCCGGCCGTCCGGGGCGACGGCGATCGCGAAGACCGTCGGCAGCGCGCCGGTGGAGCCGACGACCGCGGTCAGCGGGAGCGGCCGCCCGGGGTCGGCGATCGACCAGAGCCGGAGCAGGCCGTCGGAGCCGCCGGTGGCCAGGACGCGGCCGTTCGGGGTGATCGCGACCGCGAAGACCGTCGCCGAGGGGCCGGTCGAGCCGGTCACGGTGCCGAGCAGCCGGCGGGAAGGCAGGTCCCAGATCCGGACCCGGCCGCCGGCCCCGCCGGCCGCCGCGATCCGGCCGTCCGGGGTGAGCGCGACGGCCTGCAGGACCCCGGCCGGGCCGAGCAGCCGGGTCGGGGCCGGCAGCGAGGAGGAGTCGACCAGGCTGGAGCGGGCCTCCGCCGTCGGCGAGATGCGGTACGCCACCAGCGCCAGCTGCATCGACAGGTTCCGGTTCATGTCCCGCAACCGGTCCGCGTCCGTCGCCACCCGGCGGGAGATGGCCTGGTCCCGCTGGCCGTCAGCGAGCCGGCGCTGCTGGAACAGGTAGCCGGTCAGCCCACCGGTCACCAGCAGCAACGCGCAGGCGACCGCGAGCAGGGAGCGCAGCCGGCGGGCGCGGCGGCGATCCCGGACCTGCTCCGCGGTCGCGGCCTCGCAGCTGGCGGCCAGAAAGGCCTGCTCGGATCGGTTGAGCGCGGCCGGATGGTCGGCGACCCACTCGGTCGCGGTGACCAGCCGGCCGCCGCGCAGCAGCGTGTGCGGGTCCCGGTCGGCCTGCTGCCAGACACCGGCGGCCTCGGTGAGCCGCCGGTGCACCCGCAGCCCGGCCCGGTCCGCGTCCACCCACTCCCGCAGCCGCGGCCAGGCCGACAGCAGCGCCTCGTGCGCGATCTCGGCGGTGGTCGCGTCGACGGTGACCAGCCGGTGCTCGACGTACCGGTCCAGCAGGGTGGCGTCCTCCAGCTCGGTCCGGGGCACCCGGCGGCGGGTGTCGGCCGCCTCGTCCTCGACGTGCACCAGCCGGAGGAACAGCCGCCGGGCGCCGTCCCGCTCGTCCGGGGTGAGGGCGAGGTAGATGTCCTCGGCGGTCTGCGCGATCGCCCCGCCGATACCGCCGCTGCCGAGGTAGTCGGCGACCGTGAGCCGGCCGCGACGGCCGCGCTGCCAGGTCGCGAGCAGCGCGTGCGAGAGCAGCGGCAGGGTGCCGGCGTCGCCGCGCGGGGCGGCGTCGCGCAGGATCACGTCGACCAGGCCGCTCTCCAGCTCGACCGCGGCCAGCCGGGCCGGCTCGGTGATGGCCCGGCGCAGGTCCGGCGGGGCCATCGGGCCGACCACGACCTGGCCGTCCTGCAGCGCCGGCACCAGCCCGGGTACGGCGGCCGCGGCGGCCCAGAAGTCGGCCCGCAGGCCGAGGATCACCCGGGCCTCGCCGGCCAGCGCGGTGACCGCGTCGGCGACCTCGTCCCGCGGGTCGGCCGACGTCGTGAACACCTCCTCGAACTGGTCCAGGACCAGCACCAGCGTGCTGCCGGGAGCGGCCGGCGGCTCGGCCCGCAGCCGCTCCAGCGGGTGCTCGCCCGGCACCAGCAGCCGGCAGTCCCAGACCGGGGTCCCGTCCGGGTGCAGCTCCCGGCGCAGCGCCGGCAGCACGCCCGCCCGCAGCAGCGAGGACTTCCCGGACCCGCTCGGACCGGTGACCACCAGCACCGTACGGGCGGTGCGGACGCGCTCGACGACCTGCCCGGTCAGCGCCTCCCGGCCGTGGAACCAGCGCTCGTCCTCCGGCTCGAACGTCGCCAGCCCGCGGTACGGCTCGGGCTCGCCCGCCGACCCCCTGTCCGACGCCCGCGGCGCCGGTCCGCGCCGGACCCGGACCAGCGCCTCGACCCAGCGGGCGATCTCGTCCGGGTCGTCCAGGCCGCAGACGCGCACGATCTCGGCCAGCAGCGGCTGGTTGTTCGGGCCCGGCAGGTGCCGGCCGCTGAAGTAGCCGCCCGCGGTCGAGTTCCGGATGCCGACCGCCCGGGCGACCTCGCGGACGGTGAGCCCGGCCCGCTCCCGCAGCCGGCTGAGCTCGCGGGAGAACTCCGGCCGGGTGGCGATGCGGTCCGGATCGGGACGCTCGGAATACGGCTCGGGCATCGGCCACCTCCCGGGACAAGGGATGTCGAAATGTTGCCACGACAATCGCCCGGGCGTACGGACTTGTACGGCCTTTCGTGCGCACCTGTCGCACTCCGCGTCCAGCGCCTTGACTCGGTCCGGGGGTGAGCGACGACGCGAAGGAGCACGGCAGATGACACGGACCTGGCGGCGCAGCGGTACCTGTACGGGGGCGGACTCGACCTGCGTGGAGGTGGCGGTCGACCCCGACGAGGTCGCGGTACGGGACTCGAAGCAGGCCGGCGGCGCGGAGCTGCGGTTCACCCCGGCGGAGTGGCGCGCCTTCGTCGCGGGGGTCCGCGCCGGCGAGTTCGACGTCTAGACCCGGGCGCGGGTCCGGAGGAGTTGCAGGGTGTGGGCCGGGTCGAGCGCGCGGGCGGCCGACTCGGCGAACGCCGCGGTGTAGCGGCTGACGTCGGCCCCGGCCTCCAGCAGCGTGTTGCCGGTGAGCTGCTCGAGGTAGACCACGTGCGTGTCGGCCGGGTCGGCGAAGCCGAAGAGCGTGAACATGACGCCCAGCGCCGCATACCCACCGGCGCCGAACGGGACCACCTGCAGCGTCACGTGGTCCCGCCGCCCGAGCGCGGCCAGGTGGTCGAGCTGGTCCGCGAGCACCTCGGGACCGCCGACCTCGCGGCGGAGCGCGGCCTCGTCCAACAGCACGTGCAGCCGCGGCGGGTGCGGCCGGTCCAGCAGCTGCTGGCGGCGCACCCGCAGCTCGATCCGGCGCTCGACGTCCGGCGGCGGGGCCGCGGCCGGGATCGAGATCAGCGCCCGCGCGTACGCCGCGGTCTGCAGCAGGCCCGGCACCAGCGGCCCGGCGTGCTGCTCGATCACCGCCGCGCCGTCCTCCAGCCCGAAGAACCGGCTGGACTCGGCCGGGACGACGTCCGCGTACTGCTGCCACCAGGCCCGGCGGCGGGCGAGCCGGACCAGCTCGGCCAGCGCCTCCCGCTGCGGGTCCGAGATGCCGTAGAGGTCGAGCATCGCGTGCACGTCGGTGGCCTGCGCGCCGACCACCCCGGTCTCGATCCGGCTGATCTTGCCGGCCGAGCACTCCAGCCGCGCGGCCACGTCGGAGATGGTCAGCCCGGCGGCCGACCGGAGCCGGCGCAGCTCCGCGGCGAGCCGGCGACGGCCTACCGCCGGGCTGTCCATCGCCTGCATACGTACGACTCTGTCAGCGGTCGTTTTCGCTCGCAACATGTCGCCTGCAACTTGCAGATCACTCCCCGTGGCAGCAAACTCGGCAGTCGGGGGTCGCCTCGGCCCGGCACGGGGGCGGGCGGTGGCGACCCCCACCAAGATCATCAGGCGACCACGGTCCCGGTGACCTCGCCCAGGGCGATCAGCCCGGCCGTCGCCGAGATCGTGATCGTGTCGCCGTCCAGCAGGTAGGTCCGGGTGCTTCCGTCTCCGAGTGCCAGCGGCGACGCCCCGTCGCGGGTCAGCTCCAGCAGCGAGCCGAGCTGGTCCGGGGCGTCGCCGGAGACCGTGCCGGAGGCGTAGAGGTCGCCGGGTCGCAGGCTGGCACCGTTCGCGGTCAGGTGGGCCAGCTGCTGGGCGGCGGTCCAGTAGAGCGCGGCGGCCGGCGGCCGGGAGATCACCTGCCCGTTCAGCCGGACCTCGATCGCCAGGTCGAGCGCCGGGCCGGCCGGCCGCAGGTGCGGCAGCGGCGGCGGGTCCTGGGCCGGCGGGTCGGTGAACGCGCCCTCCAGCGCGGCCAGTGGCACCACCCAGGGCGAGATCGAGGTCAGGAACGACTTGCCCAGGAACGGCCCCAGCGGCCGGGACTCGAACGACTGGATGTCACGGGCGCTCCAGTCGTTGAGCAGGACGACGCCGAACACGTGCCGCCGCCAGTCGGCCGGGGCGACCGGCGAGCCGAGGGTCGAGGCGGCGCCGACGACGAAGCCGACCTCGGCCTCGATGTCCAGCCGCTCGCTCGGCCCGTACGTCCCCGGCTTCAGCACGCCGCGCGGGCGGGTGACCGGCGTACCGGAGACGACGACCGTGCCGGCCCGGCCGTGGTAGCCGATCGGCAGGTGCTTCCAGGCCGGCGGCAGGGCCGGGGCGTCCGGGCGGAAGATCCGCCCGACATTCGTCGCGTGCTGCTCGGAGGAGTAGAAGTCGGCGTAGTCGGCGACGGTGAACGGCAGCTGCGGCGTGCCCGGGTCGTGCAGCGCGGCGTCCACGGCCCGGCGGTGGGCCGGGGTGTCCTCGGTGAGGATGCGCCGCAGGGTCGCGCGGACCTCGGCCCAGGCGTCCGGGCCGGCCGCCAGCAGCCGGTCCAGGCTCGGCTCGCTCACCAGTCGGGACAGCTCGGGCGCCAGCGTGACGACCATGGTCTCGAGGTCCAGGGCCCGGTCGCCGAGCGGGACGACGACACGCGACCCGGCCACCCCGTACGGCAGGTTCTCGACCCCGAACCCGGTCCCGTCCGGCACCACCACCCAGCTCCCGCTCACGCCGCCGGACGCTAGCGCATGCCGGCGGCGGAGTACTGCTGGTCAGGGCGTACTACTCAGAGAGGTAAATACCACCGGGAGTAGTACGCGTTCGAGCGGGCACCATCCCGGCGGCGGGTTGACGGCGGCGGCGGGGCGAGCGAGGGTCGGGCGCGGGGACAGCGTCGTTCCCGGGTCCAGGAGGAGGCGGCGGATGCCGTACTACCGGCAGGTCGGCGAGCTGCCGCGCAAGCGGCACACCCAGTTCCGCAAGCCCGACGGCGGTCTGTACGCCGAGGAGCTCATGGGCAGCGACGGGTTCTCGGCCGAGTCGGCGCTGCTCTACCACGAGCACCTGCCGACCGCGATCGTCGATTCGCGCATCTGGGAGTCGCCCACGGAAGGGCTGACCGCGAACCACCCGCTGCTGCCGCGGCACCTGCGTACGTCCAAGCTGGACGCCGGGTCCGGCGACGCGATCACCGGGCGGCAGCTGCTGCTGGCCAACGACGACGTCCGGATCTCCTACGCGGTCGCGGACCGGCCCTCGCCGCTCTACCGCAACGCCGTCGGCGACGAGTGCGTCTACGTCGAGTCCGGGACCGCGACCGTGGAGACCGTGTTCGGCGCGCTCACCGTCGGGCCCGGGGACTACGTGCTGCTGCCGACCTCGACCACCCACCGCTGGGTCCCGGACGGTCCACTTCGGACACTCGTGGTGCAGGCGGCCAGCCACATCGGGCCGCCGCGGCGCTACCTCTCGCCGCGGGGGCAGTACCTGGAGTCGGCGCCGTTCTGCGAGCGGGACCTGCGCGGGCCCTCGGCGCCGCTGGTCTCGACCGGCACCGACGTGGCGGTGGTGGTCCGGCACCGGGCCGGGACGTCCGTGCTGACGTACGCGGACCATCCCTTCGACGTGGTCGGCTGGGACGGCTGCCTCTATCCGTACGCGTTCAACGTGAGCGACTTCGAGCCGATCACCGGGCGGGTGCACCAGCCGCCGCCGGTGCACCAGACGTTCGAGGGGCACAACTTCGTGATCTGCTCGTTCGTGCCGCGGAAGGTGGACTACCACCCGCTGGCGGTGCCGGTGCCGTACAACCACGCGAACGTCGACTCGGACGAGGTGCTGTTCTACGCGGCCGGCGACTACGAGGCGAGGCGCGGGTCCGGCATCGGGCAGGGGTCGATCTCGCTGCACCCGAGCGGGTTCACGCACGGACCCCAGCCCGGCGCGGTCGAGCGTGCGCTGGGCGCCGAGCGCTTCGACGAGCTCGCGGTCATGGTCGACACCTTCCGCCCGCTCTCCCTCGCTCCCGCCGGCCTCGCCTGCGAGGACCCCGGCTATGCCTGGACCTGGTCCGGCCGCCACCCCTGAACCGCTTGCGCCGGGCGGCGCTGTCGCGGATGATGGACAGCGCGGAAGGTCCAGAGGACCTGACGAAGTGGGCCCGGCTCCTCTCCGGACGGTGAGCAGCCGGGTTTCGCGCTGTCAACGCGCGAGCCCTCCAGCGTCGGCTCGACCCGCCGCCGCCAGTCCCGCCCGCGCCGACCGCCCGGACGATCGGGTCGGCGGCTCGTCGACGTACCCGTGCATCCGGACAGAATGCCCCATGGCGACAGGCTTGCTACCGATCGGCGCGGGCGGCCCTCAAGCGCACCCCACGGCCGTCGGTAACATTGGGGGGTGACTGCGGGACGGACCAAGGGTGTGGCGCGGCCGATCCGGGTGTTCGGGGATCCGGTGCTGCGGACACCGGCCGACGAGGTGACCGAGTTCGACGAGTCGCTCGCGCAGCTGGTCGACGACATGTTCGCCTCGATGTACGCGGCCGAGGGCGTCGGCCTGGCCGCGAACCAGATCGGCGCCGGCCTGTCGGTGTTCGTCTTCGACTGCCCCGACTCCGCCGGCACCCACCACGTCGGGCACGTGGTCAACCCGGTGCTGGTCTCGGCCGGCGGCGAGATCGACGACGACTTCGAGGGCTGCCTGTCGATCCCGGGCCTGCACTACGAGACCGAGCGCGCGTCGTACGCGGCGGTCGAGGGCAAGGACATGACCGGCGCCCCGGTCCGGTACGTCGGCGACGGCCAGTTCGCCCGCTGCCTGCAGCACGAGACCGACCACCTGCGCGGCCTGCTGTTCGTGGACCGGCTGCGCGGGCGGACCAAGCGCAAGGCGATGCGCGAGGTCATGGCCGCCGACTGGATCCAGCCGGGCTGAGCCCCGCCCGCTCAGCGGTCGTCGGTCGTGGAGGGGATGGGGACGGTCTCGGCGGAGGGGTCGACCCGGGCGGCTTCGGCGACGGCCGCCGCGACCGCCCGCGGGACCTTGGGGTCGAACACGCTCGGCACCACGTACGACGCGTTGAGCTGGTCGTCGGTCACGACCGCCGCCAGCGCCGCCGCCGCGGACAGCAGCATCGAGGTGGTGATGTTGCGGGCCCTCGCGTCCAGCAGCCCGCGGAACACCCCGGGGAACGCCAGCACGTTGTTGATCTGGTTCGGGTAGTCGCTGCGCCCGGTCGCCACCACCGCCGCGACCTGCCGGGCGGCGTCGACGTCGACCTCGGGGTCGGGGTTGGCCAGCGCGAAGACCACCGGCCGCGGCGCCATCAGCGTCAGCCAGGCCGGGTCGATGACCCCGGCCGCGGACACCCCGATCACCACGTCGGCGCCGGTCAGCGCGTCCGGCAGCTCGCCGGTGACGTTCTCCGGGTTGGTCCGCTCGGCCAGCCGCCGCTTCGAGCCGGACAGCCGGTCGTCGGACGGGGCGAGGATGCCCTCCCGGTCCCAGACCAGCAGGTGCCGTACGCCGGCCTCCAGCAGCAGCTCGGCCACCGCGGTCCCGGCCGCACCGGCTCCGCAGACCACGACCTTCACCGAGCCGAGCGCCTTGCCGACGCAGCGCAGCGCGTTGGTCAGCGCGGCCACCACGACGATCGCGGTGCCGTGCTGGTCGTCGTGGAAGACCGGGATGTCCAGCAGCGCCCGCAGCCGCCGCTCGATCTCGAAGCAGCGCGGCGCGCTGATGTCCTCCAGGTTGATCCCGCCGAATCCGGGCGCGATCGCCTTCACCACCTGGACGATCTCGTCGACGTCGGTGGTGTCCAGGCAGATCGGCCAGGCGTCGATCCCGGCGAACCGCTTGAACAGCGCGGCCTTGCCCTCCATCACCGGCATCGCCGCGCCCGGCCCGAGGTCACCGAGCCCCAGCACCGCGGTGCCGTCGGTGACGACCGCGACCGTGTTGCCCTTCGAGGTCAGCCGCCGGACGTCGTCGGGGTTGCGGGCCAGCGCCAGGCACACCCGCGCCACCCCGGGCGTGTACGCCATGGACAGGTCGTCGCGGGTCCGCAGCGGCACCTTGGAATGGGTCTCGATCTTCCCGCCGATGTGCAGCAGGAACGTCCGGTCGCTGACCTTGTGCACGGTGACACCCTCGACGGCACCGAGCGCGGCGACGATCTCGTCCGCATGCTCACCGTTCACCGCCGAGCAGGTGACGTCGACC includes:
- the def gene encoding peptide deformylase yields the protein MTAGRTKGVARPIRVFGDPVLRTPADEVTEFDESLAQLVDDMFASMYAAEGVGLAANQIGAGLSVFVFDCPDSAGTHHVGHVVNPVLVSAGGEIDDDFEGCLSIPGLHYETERASYAAVEGKDMTGAPVRYVGDGQFARCLQHETDHLRGLLFVDRLRGRTKRKAMREVMAADWIQPG
- a CDS encoding NAD-dependent malic enzyme, encoding MRLQADPDPAVVGRIATAVGTAGGVVTAIDVAESRHDRITVDVTCSAVNGEHADEIVAALGAVEGVTVHKVSDRTFLLHIGGKIETHSKVPLRTRDDLSMAYTPGVARVCLALARNPDDVRRLTSKGNTVAVVTDGTAVLGLGDLGPGAAMPVMEGKAALFKRFAGIDAWPICLDTTDVDEIVQVVKAIAPGFGGINLEDISAPRCFEIERRLRALLDIPVFHDDQHGTAIVVVAALTNALRCVGKALGSVKVVVCGAGAAGTAVAELLLEAGVRHLLVWDREGILAPSDDRLSGSKRRLAERTNPENVTGELPDALTGADVVIGVSAAGVIDPAWLTLMAPRPVVFALANPDPEVDVDAARQVAAVVATGRSDYPNQINNVLAFPGVFRGLLDARARNITTSMLLSAAAALAAVVTDDQLNASYVVPSVFDPKVPRAVAAAVAEAARVDPSAETVPIPSTTDDR
- a CDS encoding homogentisate 1,2-dioxygenase, encoding MPYYRQVGELPRKRHTQFRKPDGGLYAEELMGSDGFSAESALLYHEHLPTAIVDSRIWESPTEGLTANHPLLPRHLRTSKLDAGSGDAITGRQLLLANDDVRISYAVADRPSPLYRNAVGDECVYVESGTATVETVFGALTVGPGDYVLLPTSTTHRWVPDGPLRTLVVQAASHIGPPRRYLSPRGQYLESAPFCERDLRGPSAPLVSTGTDVAVVVRHRAGTSVLTYADHPFDVVGWDGCLYPYAFNVSDFEPITGRVHQPPPVHQTFEGHNFVICSFVPRKVDYHPLAVPVPYNHANVDSDEVLFYAAGDYEARRGSGIGQGSISLHPSGFTHGPQPGAVERALGAERFDELAVMVDTFRPLSLAPAGLACEDPGYAWTWSGRHP